One genomic segment of Hordeum vulgare subsp. vulgare chromosome 2H, MorexV3_pseudomolecules_assembly, whole genome shotgun sequence includes these proteins:
- the LOC123430445 gene encoding BAG family molecular chaperone regulator 1-like: MIKLRCPNPKRLFRRSSSKISSSGSSTSRSSDDGSDASGGIRGGGGSGEIEWEVRPGGMLVQRRDGRGDVEVITVRVATGYSWHEVSIGATCTFGELKVVVSMVTGLEPREQRLLFKGKEREDGDHLHMVGVRDKDKVLLLEDPALKDIKLRAALAAQALQSPYQTFIKV; the protein is encoded by the exons ATGATCAAGCTGAGGTGCCCTAACCCAAAGAGGCTCTTCAGGAGGAGCTCCTCCAAGATCAGCAGCTCTGGTAGCAGCACCAGCCGCAGCAGTGACGACGGCAGCGATGCCTCCGGTGGCATCCGTGGGGGCGGCGGCAGCGGGGAGATCGAGTGGGAGGTGCGGCCGGGGGGCATGCTGGTGCAGAGGAGGGATGGGAGGGGGGACGTCGAGGTCATCACCGTCAGGGTGGCCACCGGTTACTCCTGGCACGAGGTCTCCATTGGAGCCACCTGCACTTTTG GTGAGCTGAAGGTGGTAGTGTCCATGGTGACGGGGCTGGAGCCGAGGGAGCAGAGGCTGCTGTTCAAGGGCAAGGAGAGGGAGGACGGCGACCACCTCCACATGGTTGGGGTGAGGGACAAGGACAAGGTGCTGCTCCTCGAGGACCCTGCCCTCAAGGACATCAAGCTCCGGGCCGCGCTCGCGGCCCAGGCCTTGCAGAGCCCGTATCAGACTTTTATCAAGGTGTAG